The Glycine soja cultivar W05 chromosome 3, ASM419377v2, whole genome shotgun sequence genome window below encodes:
- the LOC114405885 gene encoding probable leucine-rich repeat receptor-like protein kinase At1g35710 yields the protein MQNTSYSSLLVAVIFSTFFYVFFLQGVIANTMAASNSSSTNEEQEALLQSKWGGQNISNYCKWNGIVCNEAQSVTEISTTKYFYIPPTEAHIQNFNVTAFPNLIHLDLSRLGLKGKIPTEISFLKKLIYLDLSSSCLQGELPSSLSSLTQLETLNISNNFLTGVIPPTLGQLKNLTLLSLDSNQFEGHIPEELGNLRGLKQLTLSNNSLNGSIPSTLEHLIHLKVLDLSYNKIFGVIPEGISALTQLTNVQLSWNQISGFIPSGIGRIPGLGILDISNNQLEGPIPYGVLNHCSYVQLSNNSLNGSIPPQIGNISYLDLSYNDLTGNIPEGLHSVPYLNLSYNSFNDSDNSFCGFPKDSLIGNKDFQYSCSSQSSGADISLVMIIVFSTFNGMVVSIVLVCWGIHAFCPPHNEFGSEERRKNGDMLSIWNYDGKIAFEDIIKATEDFDIRYCIGTGAYGTVYKAQLPSNRIVALKKLHKAESENPSFYKSFCNETKILTETRHRNIIRLYGFCLHNKCMFLVYEYMERGSLFYNLSIDVEAQELNWSKRINIVKGVAYGLAHMHHDCTPPIVHRDISSNNILLNSELQAFVSDFGTARLLDCHSSNQTLPAGTYGYVAPELAYTLTVTTKCDVYSFGVVVLETMMGRHPAELISSLSEPSIQNKKLKDILDLRIPLPFFRKDMQEIVLIVTLALACLSPHPKSRPSMQEIASELLVSKPPLLWHFDGISIHQLMKQKIYIIGRS from the exons ATGCAAAACACAAGTTACAGTTCACTGTTAGTGGCTGTTATCTTCAGTACCTTCTTTTATGTCTTTTTCCTACAAGGTGTTATCGCTAACACTATGGCAGCTTCTAATTCCTCATCCACAAATGAGGAACAAGAGGCTTTGCTTCAGAGCAAATGGGGAGGTCAAAATATCTCAAATTATTGTAAATGGAATGGTATTGTGTGTAATGAAGCTCAAAGTGTTACAGAGATTTCAACTacgaaatatttttacattcctCCAACAGAAGCTCATATTCAGAATTTCAATGTGACTGCATTCCCTAATTTAATCCATCTAGACCTTAGTCGATTGGGACTCAAAGGAAAAATCCCCACTGAAATAAGCTTTCTTAAAAAGCTTATCTATCTTGATCTATCCTCTAGTTGTCTTCAAGGTGAGTTGCCTAGTTCTCTTTCTAGTCTCACTCAACTCGAGACACTTAATATTTCTAACAATTTTCTTACTGGTGTGATCCCTCCTACTTTGGGTCAATTGAAGAACTTGACCCTACTTTCCCTTGACTCAAACCAATTTGAAGGCCACATTCCAGAAGAACTAGGGAATTTAAGAGGGTTGAAGCAGTTAACTCTTTCAAATAACTCCCTCAATGGCTCAATCCCTTCTACTTTAGAGCACTTGATCCATCTCAAAGTTTTGGATCTTTCTTATAATAAGATTTTTGGTGTTATACCAGAGGGGATATCTGCACTGACACAACTAACAAATGTTCAACTATCTTGGAATCAAATATCTGGTTTCATTCCATCTGGGATTGGACGAATCCCAGGACTTGGAATTTTAGATATTTCCAACAATCAGCTTGAGGGACCTATTCCATATGGTGTTCTGAACCATTGTAGTTATGTGCAGCTAAGCAACAACTCTTTAAATGGAAGCATTCCTCCTCAAATAGGAAATATTTCATATCTAGATCTTAGTTATAATGATCTCACAGGAAACATACCTGAGGGACTCCATTCTGTGCCTTACCTTAATTTGTCTTACAATTCCTTCAATGATTCAGATAACAGTTTTTGTGGTTTTCCAAAAGACTCATTAATTGGTAATAAGGATTTCCAATATTCATGCTCTTCTCAGTCTTCTGGAGCTGACATTTCTTTAGTAATGATAATTGTCTTTTCTACCTTCAATGGAATGGTTGTTTCAATAGTCCTTGTATGTTGGGGCATTCATGCTTTCTGTCCCCCCCATAATGAGTTTGGAAGTgaggaaagaagaaagaatggaGACATGCTTTCAATTTGGAACTATGATGGTAAGATAGCATTTGAAGACATAATTAAGGCCACAGAAGACTTTGATATAAGATATTGCATAGGAACAGGTGCTTATGGGACTGTGTACAAAGCACAGCTTCCCAGTAACAGAATTGTTGCACTGAAAAAGCTTCACAAAGCAGAATCTGAAAATCCATCTTTTTACAAGAGCTTTTGCAATGAGACCAAGATCTTGACAGAAACTCGCCATCGTAACATCATTAGGCTTTATGGCTTTTGTTTGCATAACAAGTGTATGTTTTTGGTGTATGAGTATATGGAAAGGGGAAGCTTATTTTATAACTTGTCTATTGATGTGGAAGCTCAAGAGTTGAATTGGAGCAAGAGGATAAATATTGTAAAAGGGGTAGCCTATGGCTTGGCTCACATGCACCATGATTGTACTCCACCCATTGTTCATCGAGACATAAGCAGTAACAATATTTTGTTGAACTCGGAGTTACAAGCTTTTGTCTCGGACTTCGGCACAGCAAGACTTCTTGATTGCCATTCATCAAATCAAACTCTTCCAGCTGGTACTTATGGATATGTTGCTCCAG AATTGGCTTACACCTTGACTGTGACTACAAAATGTGATGTTTATAGCTTTGGAGTGGTGGTTTTGGAAACAATGATGGGTAGACATCCAGCTGAATTGATTTCTTCTTTATCAGAACCATCCATTCAAAACAAGAAGCTGAAAGATATATTGGACTTGCGAATTCCTCTACCATTTTTTCGAAAAGATATGCAAGAAATTGTGCTTATTGTAACATTAGCATTGGCATGCTTGAGCCCCCACCCAAAATCCAGACCATCAATGCAGGAAATAGCTAGTGAGCTTTTAGTTTCCAAGCCACCATTGCTTTGGCATTTTGATGGCATTTCCATCCACCAACTGATgaagcaaaaaatatatataattggtaGAAGCTAG